In the Ipomoea triloba cultivar NCNSP0323 chromosome 6, ASM357664v1 genome, one interval contains:
- the LOC116022281 gene encoding actin-related protein 8, producing MATLLRKVWESVSARSASASAPGSSPYSSWSSSDGFHQLACIRASSMGDFDRIPIDIFIVIVKLLGPKEAAKLTAVCKSWKFIVSDNRLWIYFLQNQQDPWDSIFFAETHLRSGFSLWTFANPMADLSFMHIYGQRAMVPGTMIVDGGSGYCKYGWSKYNRPSGRSATFLEFGNIESPMYSRLRHFFSTIYSRMQVKTSTQPIIVSIPICHYDDAESDKSARKQLEEAILSALFDMNVPAVCAMNQAVLALFAARRTSGIVVNVGFHQTSVVPILHGKVMHNVGVETIGVGALKLTSFLKEQMQQKNIYFGSLYTVRTLKENLCYVAPDYEAELSKDTKASFQVPSEGFFTLDKERFQTGEILFQPRIAGMRAMGLHNAVALCMEHCQEAELNTDDSWYKTIVLAGGSACLPGLAERLEKEVRALLPPSMSFGVRVLPPPCGVDSAWHGAKLISNLSTFPTSWCVTRKQFRQRSRSKLIW from the exons ATGGCGACTCTGCTCCGAAAAGTCTGGGAATCGGTCTCCGCTCGTTCGGCTTCGGCTTCGGCTCCGGGATCAAGTCCATACTCCAGCTGGAGCTCCAGCGACGGCTTCCACCAGCTCGCCTGTATCAGGGCGTCTTCCATGGGGGATTTTGATCGGATTCCGATCGATATATTCATCGTTATCGTCAAGCTCCTTGGCCCCAAGGAGGCAGCCAAGCTCACCGCCGTTTGTAAGTCCTGGAAATTCATCGTCTCCGATAATCGCTTGTGGATTTACTTCCTTCAGAATCAGCAAGATCCTTGGGATTCTATCTTCTTCGCCGAAACTCATTTGCGATCAGGGTTTTCTCTTTG GACATTTGCTAATCCAATGGCTGACCTTTCATTCATGCATATTTATGGTCAACGTGCCATGGTTCCTGGAACTATGATTGTAGATG GTGGTTCTGGATATTGCAAATATGGCTGGAGTAAGTATAATCGTCCATCTGGGAGATCAGCAACTTTTTTG GAATTTGGTAACATTGAATCTCCAATGTATTCTAGGCTGAGGCATTTCTTCTCAACAATATATAGCAG GATGCAGGTGAAAACATCAACACAGCCAATTATTGTGTCCATTCCTATTTGCCATTATGATG ATGCTGAATCTGACAAATCAGCTCGGAAGCAGCTAGAAGAAGCCATCCTCTCAGCATTATTTGACATGAATGTTCCTGCTGTTTGTGCCATGAACCAG GCAGTTTTGGCTTTGTTTGCGGCAAGGCGGACATCAGGAATAGTTGTCAATGTTGGGTTTCACCAAACATCTGTTGTTCCTA TTCTACATGGCAAAGTTATGCACAATGTGGGTGTGGAAACAATAGGAGTTGGAGCACTAAAACTTACAAGTTTCCTCAAAGAGCAGATGCAACAGAAGAACATATATTTTGGCTCACTTTACACCGTGCGCACACTGAAGGAG AACCTCTGCTATGTTGCTCCTGATTATGAAGCTGAGCTATCCAAAGACACAAAAGCCTCATTCCAAGTTCCATCAGAAGGTTTCTTTACACTTGATAAAGAACGATTTCAAACAGGAGAGATTTTGTTCCAGCCTCGTATTGCAGGAAT GCGTGCCATGGGTTTACATAATGCTGTTGCACTTTGCATGGAGCACTGTCAAGAAGCAGAACTAAATACAGATGATTCTTGGTATAAAACTATAGTCTTGGCAGGGGGCAGTGCCTGTTTGCCGGGGCTAGCAG AAAGACTAGAGAAGGAAGTACGTGCCCTTCTTCCCCCATCCATGTCTTTTGGTGTCAGAGTACTTCCTCCCCCTTGTGGTGTCGATTCTGCATGGCATGGGGCAAAACTCATCAGCAAT TTGAGTACCTTTCCCACTTCCTGGTGTGTGACAAGGAAGCAGTTTCGACAGAGGTCCAGAAGCAAGCTTATATGGTGA
- the LOC116023597 gene encoding pentatricopeptide repeat-containing protein At5g66520-like — protein MLNKPALSESSRTMYMALASNSSLLINHNNNNIAESQTFGVNRIPSTNLLLLQMCRYSAEIKQIHAQLVVSGSIQRRQNQAKLLQSYVGSFELDHASSVFESIQSPDAFAYNVMIRGLILGKRANESLVMYARMCGEGIRQDNHTYTFVLKACSRVNAICEGKQVHARIIKAGVKPNTHVSSSLIHMYSNAGCLDSAEQVFDEFCEEDRVLVMNSMVTGYMNQGHVEAAREMFCMMKMKDEATWSTMIAGYTKNSMHEEGVRTFQEMVASGVSPVTESAIVSGLSACGSLGALDQGRWIHRYILKMRIPVSLNLGTALVDMYARCGSIEFSYEVFENMPRKDVVTWGVIIAGFAIHGHANRCFELLDEMICAGINPNSIIFASLLSACSYAGLVEHGFSYFHLMVNQYKITPSIEHYGCLVDLLGRAGRLAEAEELISAMPMEPNSVIWGSLLNACRIHKDQQRGERAFRELIRLDPSGDRYKLAAYLWHNNRELDEHNIWNGKDNKPGLSVIEVSGVTHEFMVRDISHKHSQDIYQMMEGSRD, from the coding sequence ATGCTTAACAAGCCTGCCTTGAGTGAAAGCTCAAGGACCATGTACATGGCTCTTGCTTCCAATTCTTCTCTCCTAATAaaccacaataataataatattgcagAATCTCAAACCTTTGGCGTAAATAGAATCCCTTCCACCAATCTGTTGCTGCTTCAGATGTGCCGTTACTCTGCAGAAATCAAACAAATACACGCACAGTTAGTCGTCTCAGGATCAATTCAACGCAGACAGAACCAAGCAAAGCTGCTACAATCCTACGTTGGGTCATTTGAACTTGATCATGCTTCATCTGTCTTTGAATCGATTCAGTCACCCGATGCATTCGCGTATAATGTCATGATCAGAGGCCTGATTCTGGGCAAGCGGGCGAATGAGTCGCTGGTGATGTATGCTAGAATGTGTGGAGAAGGCATCAGACAGGATAACCACACTTACACTTTTGTGCTCAAAGCATGTTCTCGTGTGAATGCGATTTGTGAAGGTAAACAAGTGCATGCCCGGATAATCAAGGCGGGGGTGAAGCCGAATACTCACGTTTCTAGCTCGTTGATTCATATGTACTCCAATGCTGGCTGCCTGGATTCTGCAGAACAAGTGTTTGATGAATTCTGTGAAGAAGATAGAGTGCTTGTGATGAACTCTATGGTTACAGGTTATATGAATCAGGGTCATGTTGAAGCTGCTAGAGAAATGTTCTGTATGATGAAAATGAAAGACGAGGCGACATGGAGCACGATGATAGCAGGCTACACTAAGAACAGTATGCACGAAGAAGGCGTAAGGACATTTCAAGAAATGGTGGCTTCAGGGGTCTCACCAGTGACTGAATCTGCAATTGTGAGTGGTCTATCAGCTTGTGGCAGTTTGGGAGCATTGGATCAAGGAAGGTGGATACACAGATACATCCTGAAAATGCGAATTCCGGTCAGTCTTAACCTGGGAACCGCTCTGGTTGACATGTATGCAAGGTGTGGCAGCATAGAGTTTAGCTATGAAGTCTTTGAGAATATGCCAAGAAAAGATGTTGTTACCTGGGGAGTCATTATTGCAGGCTTCGCAATCCATGGCCACGCTAACAGATGCTTCGAGCTTCTTGATGAGATGATCTGTGCAGGAATTAACCCAAACAGCATCATTTTCGCATCCCTGCTCTCTGCCTGTTCATACGCGGGACTGGTTGAACATGGCTTCAGTTATTTCCACCTGATGGTGAACCAATACAAGATCACACCAAGCATCGAGCATTATGGGTGCCTGGTAGACCTCCTGGGCCGTGCTGGGAGGCTTGCAGAAGCAGAAGAGCTGATTTCAGCTATGCCAATGGAACCCAACTCTGTCATATGGGGATCACTTCTCAACGCCTGCAGAATTCACAAAGACCAACAAAGGGGAGAACGGGCATTCCGGGAGCTAATCAGATTAGATCCATCTGGGGATAGGTATAAACTAGCAGCTTACCTGTGGCATAACAACAGAGAGCTAGATGAACACAATATATGGAATGGAAAGGATAATAAACCTGGTTTAAGTGTCATTGAGGTCAGTGGTGTAACTCATGAGTTCATGGTAAGGGACATCAGTCATAAACACTCTCAAGACATATATCAGATGATGGAAGGATCAAGGGATTAA